A single window of Synechococcus sp. CBW1004 DNA harbors:
- a CDS encoding cupin domain-containing protein has translation MISHAALAVIPVLVATSSLLNVAPSLGHPRTTVVPEHENLVPAPGSAVTQGVLAVKQLGGQPLEQEFSGLRGRELRVRELIIAPGGTIALHRHDQRPGVAYILEGQMTERRHPGFSPLVVGPGEVAFEASGVTHWWRNAGHVPARVLVVDIVPLNTPWPWIHSKRDPR, from the coding sequence ATGATCAGCCATGCCGCTCTCGCCGTCATCCCTGTGCTGGTGGCCACGTCCTCGCTCCTGAACGTCGCTCCATCCCTTGGCCATCCGCGGACCACCGTGGTTCCGGAGCACGAAAACCTGGTGCCCGCCCCTGGATCAGCCGTCACCCAGGGGGTGCTGGCCGTGAAACAGCTGGGAGGCCAGCCTCTCGAGCAGGAGTTCAGCGGGCTGCGTGGCCGGGAACTGCGGGTGCGGGAGCTGATCATTGCCCCAGGTGGCACCATCGCCCTGCACCGCCATGACCAACGCCCCGGGGTGGCATACATTCTCGAGGGGCAGATGACCGAGCGGCGACATCCAGGCTTCTCCCCTCTCGTGGTCGGTCCCGGAGAGGTAGCTTTCGAAGCGAGCGGGGTCACGCACTGGTGGCGCAATGCGGGCCATGTTCCTGCCAGGGTCCTGGTGGTCGACATCGTGCCGCTGAACACTCCCTGGCCCTGGATCCACAGCAAACGGGATCCTCGGTGA
- the ccsB gene encoding c-type cytochrome biogenesis protein CcsB: MNDSVVALGLVAFGLLLLVLPLSFWSLSGGTNSPWVRLLVAAANLVLTAQLVLRWWDSGHFPISNLYESLCFLAWGCTITQLLVERAWPSPLVPAAATPMALGCVAFASFALPDQLQQASPLVPALRSSWLVMHVSVIMLSYAALLVGSLLSVAVLFTDRNEVLELRSSSIGSGGYRQAALASDGPGAMSLSSTTFRISEQLDSLSYRTITVGFLLLSVGLVSGAVWANEAWGSWWSWDPKETWALICWLVYAAYLHTRLIRGWQGRKPALVATAGLVVIAVCYIGVNLLGIGLHSYGWFFGS, from the coding sequence GTGAACGATTCGGTTGTCGCCCTTGGCCTGGTGGCCTTCGGCCTGTTGCTGCTGGTGCTCCCTCTCTCCTTCTGGTCACTCAGCGGCGGAACCAACAGCCCCTGGGTGCGCCTTCTGGTGGCGGCAGCCAATCTGGTTCTCACCGCCCAGCTGGTCCTGCGCTGGTGGGATTCGGGCCACTTCCCGATCAGCAACCTCTACGAGTCGCTCTGCTTCCTGGCGTGGGGATGCACGATCACCCAGCTGCTCGTCGAGCGTGCCTGGCCGAGTCCTCTGGTTCCGGCGGCAGCCACTCCGATGGCCCTGGGCTGCGTGGCCTTCGCCAGCTTCGCCCTGCCCGATCAGCTGCAGCAGGCCTCCCCGCTGGTGCCCGCCCTGCGCTCGAGCTGGCTGGTGATGCATGTGAGTGTGATCATGCTGAGCTACGCCGCGCTGCTCGTGGGCTCGCTGCTGAGCGTTGCGGTGCTGTTCACCGACCGCAACGAAGTCCTCGAGCTGCGCAGCAGTTCGATCGGCAGCGGCGGTTACCGCCAGGCTGCACTCGCCAGCGACGGTCCGGGAGCGATGTCCCTGAGCAGCACCACCTTCCGCATCAGCGAACAGCTCGACAGCCTCAGCTACCGCACGATCACCGTCGGCTTCCTGCTGCTGTCGGTGGGCCTGGTCAGCGGAGCCGTGTGGGCCAACGAGGCCTGGGGCAGCTGGTGGAGCTGGGACCCCAAGGAGACGTGGGCACTCATCTGCTGGCTCGTCTACGCCGCCTATCTGCACACCCGGCTGATCCGCGGGTGGCAGGGAAGGAAGCCGGCTCTGGTTGCAACCGCAGGCCTTGTCGTGATTGCCGTGTGTTACATCGGGGTGAATCTTCTGGGCATCGGTCTCCATTCCTACGGGTGGTTCTTCGGGAGCTAG
- a CDS encoding LptF/LptG family permease has translation MQPLRPWVRRIPLLDRWLTGELMGPLLFGIAAFTAVSLSVGVVFELVRRVAESGLPLITAMLVLLLRLPGFLVLSFPMATLMATLLAYSRLSGSSELTALRSVGVSTRRMVVPALVLAVVMSLLTFVFNDLIVPRSNLAATNTLERALGRAISSDKGDNILYSRFGRIKLEDGESTRQLTHIFYARKYRQGEMRDVTLIDFSRLGQRQMLMAETGEWNDDKGMWEFRDGRILNIDERTGGTTSAQFDRYLYPLSRDPQEVAKLPTDASLMTVGQARRAERLLREANNNKEARRLRVRIQEKFAFPAICLVFGLIGSSLGVRPHSRTSRSQGFGISVLLIFGYYLMSFIFSSLGINGTLAPIPAAWLPVILGLGAGVWLLRQASR, from the coding sequence ATCCAGCCGCTGCGGCCATGGGTTCGCCGCATCCCCCTGCTGGATCGCTGGCTCACGGGCGAACTGATGGGCCCGTTGCTGTTCGGCATCGCAGCCTTCACCGCCGTTTCGCTGTCGGTGGGCGTCGTGTTCGAGCTGGTGAGGCGGGTGGCCGAATCCGGGCTGCCGCTCATCACCGCCATGCTGGTGTTGCTGCTGCGGCTCCCGGGTTTCCTGGTGCTGTCCTTCCCCATGGCCACACTGATGGCCACCCTGCTGGCCTACAGCCGTCTTTCGGGGAGTTCGGAGCTGACCGCGTTGCGCAGCGTCGGCGTGAGCACGAGGCGGATGGTGGTGCCGGCCCTGGTGCTGGCCGTGGTGATGAGCCTGCTCACCTTCGTGTTCAACGACCTGATCGTGCCCCGGTCCAACCTGGCGGCCACCAACACGCTCGAACGTGCCCTCGGACGGGCGATCTCCAGCGACAAGGGCGACAACATCCTCTATTCACGCTTCGGCCGCATCAAGCTGGAGGACGGTGAATCGACCCGGCAGCTCACCCACATCTTCTATGCCCGCAAATACCGACAGGGTGAAATGCGGGATGTGACTCTGATCGATTTCTCCCGCCTCGGCCAGCGTCAGATGCTGATGGCCGAAACCGGGGAATGGAACGATGACAAAGGGATGTGGGAATTCCGGGACGGGCGCATCCTCAATATCGATGAGCGCACCGGCGGCACCACCTCTGCACAGTTCGACCGCTATCTCTATCCGCTCAGCCGTGATCCCCAGGAGGTGGCCAAACTACCCACCGATGCCTCCTTGATGACCGTGGGGCAGGCCAGGCGGGCCGAGCGGCTGCTGCGGGAGGCCAACAACAACAAGGAGGCTCGCCGCCTGCGGGTGCGCATCCAGGAGAAATTCGCCTTTCCGGCCATCTGCCTGGTGTTCGGCCTGATCGGCAGCAGCCTCGGTGTGCGCCCCCACAGCCGCACCAGTCGCAGTCAGGGCTTCGGCATCAGCGTGCTCCTGATCTTCGGCTATTACCTGATGTCGTTCATCTTCAGTTCGCTCGGCATCAATGGCACCCTGGCCCCGATCCCGGCCGCCTGGCTGCCGGTGATTCTTGGCCTCGGTGCGGGCGTCTGGTTGCTCCGGCAGGCCAGTCGGTGA
- a CDS encoding LptA/OstA family protein produces MVTIESDSQQADNRTGVVTATGNVRITYPDRRMVATSRQAQYYSKEGRLVLTGDVDVIDEDGQRIRAERLVYRLDSERLVAEPQSGRQVYSRLRLQPSQPGGTAAPAPALLP; encoded by the coding sequence ATGGTCACGATCGAATCGGACAGCCAGCAGGCCGACAACCGCACCGGGGTGGTGACCGCCACCGGCAACGTGCGGATCACGTACCCCGATCGCCGCATGGTGGCGACCTCGCGCCAGGCGCAGTACTACTCCAAGGAGGGACGCCTGGTGCTCACCGGTGACGTCGACGTCATCGACGAGGACGGCCAGAGGATCCGTGCCGAACGGCTGGTGTATCGCCTCGACAGCGAGCGCCTGGTGGCTGAACCCCAGAGCGGCAGGCAGGTCTACAGCCGCCTTCGCCTGCAACCCTCCCAGCCTGGTGGAACCGCCGCTCCTGCGCCGGCCCTGCTGCCATGA
- a CDS encoding DUF309 domain-containing protein, translating to MSSISAPPETQRDGDSEDIRLLADPRLAEAISLFNRGEWYACHDGFEELWHETQGDSRPLLQGLLQAAVAQLHLERGNRRGATVLIGEALGRLARCGERGLGIELIPLRQSLRLWLKALQHDEPTDTLSLPHLVRTLQHPPVN from the coding sequence TTGAGTTCCATCTCCGCACCGCCCGAGACGCAACGGGATGGCGACAGCGAGGACATCCGCCTGCTGGCGGATCCTCGCCTCGCCGAGGCGATCAGCCTGTTCAACCGCGGTGAGTGGTACGCCTGCCACGACGGCTTCGAGGAGCTCTGGCACGAGACCCAGGGCGACAGCAGGCCTCTCCTTCAGGGTCTGCTGCAGGCCGCCGTGGCTCAGCTGCATCTCGAGCGCGGCAACCGGCGTGGGGCCACGGTGCTGATCGGTGAGGCCCTCGGGCGGCTGGCTCGCTGCGGGGAACGCGGCCTCGGCATCGAACTGATCCCCTTGCGCCAGAGCCTGCGGCTCTGGCTGAAGGCGCTGCAGCACGATGAGCCGACAGACACTCTGTCTCTTCCGCATCTGGTGAGGACGCTGCAGCATCCACCGGTAAATTGA
- the typA gene encoding translational GTPase TypA gives MSGPTSSSPTRSDVKGVPIRNIAIIAHVDHGKTTLVDALLSQSGIFREGEAVPTCILDSNDLERERGITILSKNTAVDYNGIRINIVDTPGHADFGGEVERVLGMVDGCLLIVDANEGPMPQTRFVLKKALEKGLRPIVFVNKIDRARVDPEQAVDKVLDLFLELGADDDQCDFPYLFGSGMGGYAKPDMKTESDNMRPLFDAILRHVPPPVGDATKPLQLQVTTLDYSDFLGRIMIGRIHNGTISAGQPAALIRDDGTIKRGRISKLLGFQGLQRVEIDTASAGDLVAVAGFDEVNIGETIACPDHPEALPLIKVDEPTLQMTFVVNDSPFAGKEGKFVTSRQLRDRLQRELLTNVALRVEDTDSPDRFSVSGRGELHLGILIETMRREGYEFQVSQPQVIFRTIDGTPNEPFETLVMDVPEEAVGACIEKLGIRKGEMQNMETTSDGRTQLEFVVPSRGLIGFRGEFIRATRGEGIMSHSFLDYRPMQGDFDTRRNGVLIAFEEGTATFYALKNAEDRGQFFITPGTKVYKGMIVGENNRPQDLEINVCKTKQLTNMRSAGAEELDTLQAPVQMTLERALEYIGPDEMLEVTPESIRLRKLPARKPAKR, from the coding sequence ATGAGTGGCCCCACGAGCAGCAGCCCCACCAGGAGCGACGTCAAAGGCGTCCCGATCCGCAACATCGCGATCATCGCCCACGTCGACCACGGCAAGACCACCCTGGTGGACGCGCTGCTCAGCCAGTCCGGCATCTTCCGCGAAGGTGAGGCGGTGCCCACCTGCATCCTCGACTCCAACGACCTGGAGCGTGAGCGCGGTATCACGATTCTCTCGAAGAACACCGCCGTCGATTACAACGGCATCCGCATCAACATCGTCGACACCCCTGGCCACGCCGATTTCGGCGGGGAGGTGGAGCGGGTTCTGGGCATGGTCGATGGCTGTCTGCTGATCGTCGACGCCAATGAGGGCCCGATGCCCCAGACGCGCTTCGTGCTCAAGAAAGCGCTCGAGAAGGGCCTGCGCCCGATTGTGTTCGTCAACAAGATCGATCGTGCGCGCGTCGATCCCGAGCAGGCCGTCGACAAGGTGCTCGACCTCTTCCTCGAGCTTGGCGCCGATGACGACCAGTGCGATTTCCCCTACCTCTTCGGCAGCGGCATGGGCGGCTACGCCAAGCCGGACATGAAGACCGAGAGCGACAACATGAGGCCGCTGTTCGATGCCATCCTGCGCCACGTGCCGCCGCCGGTGGGCGACGCCACCAAGCCGCTGCAGCTGCAGGTGACCACGCTGGATTACAGCGATTTCCTCGGTCGGATCATGATTGGCCGCATCCACAACGGCACGATTTCGGCCGGCCAGCCCGCCGCTCTGATCCGCGATGACGGCACGATCAAGCGCGGCAGGATCAGCAAGCTGCTGGGCTTCCAGGGCCTGCAACGGGTTGAGATCGACACTGCCAGCGCCGGCGACCTGGTCGCCGTGGCCGGTTTCGACGAGGTGAACATCGGCGAGACGATCGCCTGCCCGGACCATCCCGAGGCGCTGCCGCTGATCAAGGTCGATGAACCGACCCTGCAGATGACCTTCGTGGTCAACGACTCCCCGTTCGCGGGCAAGGAAGGCAAGTTCGTCACCAGCCGCCAGCTGCGAGACCGCCTGCAGCGCGAGCTGCTCACCAACGTCGCCCTGCGGGTGGAGGACACCGACTCGCCTGATCGCTTCTCGGTGAGCGGCCGCGGCGAACTCCACCTCGGCATCCTGATCGAGACGATGCGCCGTGAGGGCTACGAGTTCCAGGTGAGCCAGCCGCAGGTGATCTTCCGCACGATCGACGGCACCCCCAACGAACCGTTCGAGACCCTGGTGATGGACGTGCCCGAAGAGGCGGTGGGTGCCTGCATCGAAAAGCTCGGCATCCGCAAGGGTGAGATGCAGAACATGGAGACCACCAGCGACGGCCGCACCCAGCTGGAATTCGTGGTGCCCTCCCGGGGCCTGATCGGCTTCCGCGGCGAGTTCATCCGCGCCACACGCGGCGAGGGGATCATGAGCCACTCCTTCCTCGACTACCGCCCGATGCAGGGCGACTTCGACACCCGCCGCAACGGCGTGCTGATCGCCTTCGAGGAAGGCACGGCGACCTTCTATGCGCTCAAGAATGCCGAAGACCGCGGCCAGTTCTTCATCACCCCCGGCACCAAGGTGTACAAAGGGATGATTGTGGGCGAAAACAACCGGCCTCAGGATCTCGAGATCAACGTCTGCAAGACCAAGCAGCTCACCAACATGCGCTCCGCCGGCGCTGAGGAACTCGACACCCTGCAGGCCCCCGTGCAGATGACGCTGGAGCGCGCTCTGGAGTACATCGGACCGGACGAGATGCTCGAGGTCACGCCGGAATCGATCCGCCTGCGCAAGCTTCCCGCCAGGAAGCCCGCCAAGCGTTGA
- a CDS encoding D-alanyl-D-alanine carboxypeptidase family protein codes for MARRMQPAPPRRASLRRRLSWLLLACGLFSGSAVLLARGPLRSVLTPPPVAGLNARLSRDGRLLGHFPYPEASAANLVTFAPGQQLHRDAAEALGAMQRAAALDGVGLVVLSAFRSIALQNRIFFDVKAERNQTSLTRARVSAPPGFSEHSTGYAVDLGDASAPATNLSPSFDQTAAFRWLAANAARFHFQLSFPEGNPQGVSYEPWHWRYEGTTEALRLFEPAQRLAR; via the coding sequence ATGGCGCGGCGCATGCAGCCCGCCCCGCCCCGCCGTGCCTCGCTCAGACGCCGGTTGAGCTGGTTGCTGCTGGCCTGCGGCCTGTTCAGCGGCAGCGCCGTCCTCCTCGCTCGCGGGCCCCTCCGTTCGGTGCTCACGCCCCCGCCGGTGGCCGGCCTCAACGCCCGCCTCAGCCGCGATGGTCGGCTGCTGGGGCATTTCCCCTACCCGGAAGCATCGGCGGCCAACCTCGTCACCTTTGCGCCGGGGCAACAACTGCACAGGGATGCCGCAGAAGCCCTGGGTGCCATGCAGAGGGCGGCAGCGCTGGATGGCGTCGGGTTGGTGGTGCTGAGCGCCTTCCGCTCCATCGCCCTGCAGAACCGCATTTTCTTCGACGTCAAGGCGGAGCGCAATCAGACCTCCCTCACCCGGGCCCGGGTGAGCGCACCGCCGGGCTTCTCCGAGCACAGCACCGGCTATGCCGTCGATCTCGGCGACGCCAGCGCGCCCGCGACCAACCTCTCACCCAGCTTCGATCAGACCGCCGCCTTCCGCTGGCTGGCCGCCAACGCCGCCCGCTTCCACTTCCAGCTCTCCTTTCCGGAAGGCAACCCCCAGGGCGTCAGCTACGAGCCCTGGCACTGGCGCTACGAGGGAACGACGGAGGCCCTGCGTCTGTTTGAGCCGGCCCAGCGGCTGGCCCGTTGA
- the chlP gene encoding geranylgeranyl reductase translates to MLRVAVVGGGPSGSCAAEVLAKAGIETWLFERKLDNAKPCGGAIPLCMVSEFEIPEEIIDRKVRNMRMISPSNREVDIHLDNQDEYIGMCRREVLDAFLRNRAADLGAHLINGLVTRIDTGVGRQGPYTLTYSDYSSGEATGESRTLEVDLIIGADGANSRVAKAMDAGDYNVAIAFQERIKLPPEEMKYYEDLAEMYVGTDVSPDFYAWVFPKYDHVAVGTGTMQKNQSLIKGLQQGIRDRAARRLLRGEVIKVEAHPIPEHPRPRRVVGRMALVGDAAGYVTKSSGEGIYFAAKSGRMCAEQIVEASAAGSRIPTEKDLKVYLKKWDRKYGATYKVLEILQNVFYSNDPAREAFVEMCDDKDVQRLTFDSYLYKRVVPVNPWQTIKLTLLTLGAYLRGQAFAPSGYRPVPSAVRSPEEVEQIQQQADSGIRGGIRRPGSSSATEPAETASVADPASEREPVLAGK, encoded by the coding sequence ATGTTGCGAGTCGCAGTCGTGGGTGGCGGCCCGAGCGGTTCCTGTGCTGCCGAAGTGCTTGCCAAGGCAGGAATTGAAACCTGGCTGTTTGAGCGCAAGCTGGATAACGCCAAGCCTTGTGGTGGCGCGATTCCCCTTTGCATGGTCTCGGAATTTGAGATTCCCGAGGAGATCATCGACCGCAAGGTGCGCAACATGCGCATGATCTCCCCCTCCAATCGTGAGGTGGATATTCATCTTGATAACCAGGATGAATACATTGGCATGTGCCGCCGTGAGGTGCTGGACGCCTTCCTGCGCAACCGTGCCGCAGATCTGGGTGCGCATCTGATCAATGGTCTGGTGACCAGGATCGATACTGGCGTTGGCCGTCAGGGCCCCTACACGCTCACCTATTCGGATTACTCAAGCGGCGAGGCCACCGGCGAGAGCCGCACCCTCGAAGTGGACCTGATCATTGGCGCTGACGGGGCCAACAGCCGTGTTGCCAAGGCCATGGATGCCGGTGACTACAACGTGGCCATTGCCTTTCAGGAGCGGATCAAGCTGCCGCCGGAGGAAATGAAATATTATGAAGATCTGGCTGAGATGTATGTCGGAACCGATGTCTCTCCTGATTTCTATGCCTGGGTCTTCCCCAAGTACGACCATGTGGCCGTGGGCACAGGCACCATGCAGAAAAATCAGTCTCTGATCAAGGGCCTCCAGCAGGGAATCCGGGACCGCGCCGCCCGCCGTCTGCTCCGCGGCGAGGTGATCAAGGTTGAAGCCCATCCAATTCCCGAGCATCCCCGCCCCCGTCGTGTCGTCGGTCGCATGGCCCTGGTGGGCGATGCCGCTGGCTACGTGACCAAGAGCTCTGGAGAAGGCATTTACTTTGCGGCCAAGAGTGGCCGGATGTGCGCTGAGCAGATCGTCGAGGCCAGTGCCGCCGGCAGCCGCATCCCTACGGAGAAGGATCTCAAGGTCTACCTCAAGAAGTGGGATCGTAAGTACGGCGCCACGTACAAGGTCCTCGAGATTCTGCAGAATGTTTTCTACAGCAATGACCCTGCCCGTGAGGCCTTTGTCGAAATGTGCGACGACAAGGACGTGCAGCGCCTCACATTCGACAGCTATCTCTACAAGCGAGTCGTGCCGGTCAATCCCTGGCAGACGATCAAGCTCACCCTCCTGACCCTCGGTGCCTATCTGCGTGGTCAGGCCTTCGCCCCTTCCGGCTATCGCCCCGTTCCCAGCGCCGTGCGCAGCCCCGAGGAGGTGGAGCAGATCCAGCAGCAGGCTGACAGCGGCATCCGCGGCGGCATCCGTCGTCCCGGCAGCAGCTCGGCCACCGAGCCTGCCGAGACGGCCTCAGTCGCCGACCCCGCCTCTGAACGCGAACCGGTTCTCGCCGGTAAGTGA
- the glyS gene encoding glycine--tRNA ligase subunit beta, translating to MATFLLEIGTEELPADFARLALPQLQTVVSQSLADERLEHDAVRMMGTPRRLAVLVEGLPERQSDRSEEHKGPPAQQAFKDGEPTPAAIGFARRCGVAPEQLEVRDTPKGPFVFATSLTPGRATAEVLAGLIPGWIRGLQGRRFMRWGQGEIRFSRPIRWLVALLDAAVVPVRLKDGDPEVISGRLSRGHRLHGASVSIASATAYADALAGAGVLVDREARGTAIRRGLEQAAARSGGHPDLPEALFQELIDLVESPQVIEGAVEERFLALPPEVLSTVMRAHQRYVPLGTPDAGSDPLALEASASLLPRFLCIGNGLPEASDTIRRGNERVLRARLADAEFFVAADRRVASIDRRDQLGRVTFAEGLGSLRDRSERLEWLVDVLLEALSISGETTDHARRAAHLCKHDLVSQMVGEFPELQGLMGGKYLLAEGEPRPVALAVLEHYLPRGAGDALPGSDAGALVALAERLELLLSIFAKGERPTGSSDPYALRRAGNGLLQILAERGWSLDLKALLGRACHHWRELFPQFLLQSEALAADLGEFLRQRLQSLLEEEGIDADLVQAVAGDGVALDRLLADPLDARQRASLLLQRRRQGTLTAVQAVVQRASRLAEKGDMPTEQLSPAGLVDPSLFSSPSEAAMLAVLERLEPIAAGSGADRYAALAAALQESAATLAAFFDGEQSVMVMDDDPAVRRNRLALLALLRNQAGVLADFSRITA from the coding sequence ATGGCCACCTTCCTGCTGGAGATCGGCACCGAGGAACTTCCCGCCGATTTCGCCAGGCTGGCGCTTCCCCAGCTTCAGACGGTGGTGAGCCAGAGCCTGGCCGATGAGCGGCTCGAGCATGACGCGGTCAGGATGATGGGCACACCGCGGCGCCTGGCGGTCCTGGTGGAGGGCCTCCCGGAGCGCCAGAGCGATCGCAGCGAGGAGCACAAGGGGCCTCCGGCCCAGCAGGCGTTCAAGGATGGTGAGCCAACGCCCGCCGCCATCGGCTTCGCGCGCCGTTGTGGGGTCGCCCCGGAGCAACTGGAGGTGCGCGACACCCCCAAAGGGCCTTTCGTCTTTGCCACATCGCTCACGCCGGGACGCGCCACCGCCGAGGTGCTGGCGGGCCTGATTCCCGGCTGGATCCGTGGGCTTCAGGGCCGGCGCTTCATGCGCTGGGGTCAGGGGGAGATCCGCTTCAGCCGTCCGATCCGCTGGCTGGTGGCCCTGCTCGACGCCGCGGTGGTGCCGGTGCGCCTGAAGGACGGTGACCCCGAGGTGATCAGCGGACGCCTGAGCCGCGGTCACCGCCTGCACGGTGCATCGGTGTCGATCGCCTCGGCCACTGCGTACGCCGACGCCCTCGCCGGGGCCGGGGTGCTGGTGGACCGTGAAGCCCGCGGCACGGCGATCCGCCGCGGCCTCGAACAGGCCGCGGCGCGCTCCGGGGGCCATCCCGACCTGCCGGAGGCGCTGTTCCAGGAGCTGATCGACCTGGTGGAGTCACCCCAGGTCATCGAAGGCGCCGTCGAGGAGCGCTTCCTGGCCCTGCCGCCCGAAGTGCTGAGCACGGTGATGCGGGCCCATCAGCGCTATGTGCCGCTTGGCACACCCGACGCCGGAAGTGATCCGCTGGCTCTGGAGGCGTCCGCCAGCCTGCTGCCCCGGTTTCTCTGCATCGGGAACGGCCTGCCGGAGGCCAGCGACACCATTCGCCGTGGCAATGAGCGGGTGCTGCGGGCCCGCCTGGCGGATGCCGAGTTCTTCGTGGCGGCCGACAGGCGTGTGGCCAGCATCGATCGGCGCGACCAGCTGGGGCGTGTCACCTTCGCCGAGGGCCTCGGCAGCCTGCGGGACCGCTCCGAACGGCTGGAATGGTTGGTGGATGTCCTGCTGGAGGCCCTCTCGATCAGCGGCGAGACCACCGATCACGCCCGCCGGGCCGCCCATCTCTGCAAGCACGACCTGGTGAGCCAGATGGTGGGCGAATTCCCGGAGCTGCAGGGGCTGATGGGAGGCAAGTATCTCCTCGCCGAAGGCGAACCGCGGCCGGTGGCGCTGGCGGTGCTGGAGCACTATCTGCCCCGGGGGGCCGGCGACGCCCTGCCGGGTTCCGACGCCGGTGCCCTGGTGGCTCTGGCCGAGCGACTGGAACTCCTGCTCAGCATCTTCGCCAAGGGGGAACGCCCCACCGGGTCGTCCGATCCCTACGCGCTGCGCCGCGCCGGCAACGGCCTGCTGCAGATCCTGGCGGAGCGGGGCTGGTCGCTGGACCTGAAAGCCCTGCTGGGGCGCGCCTGCCACCACTGGCGCGAACTGTTCCCGCAGTTCCTGCTGCAGAGCGAGGCACTGGCGGCCGATCTGGGCGAGTTTCTGCGGCAGCGCCTCCAGAGCCTGCTGGAGGAGGAGGGAATCGATGCCGATCTGGTGCAGGCCGTGGCCGGCGATGGCGTGGCCCTGGATCGCCTGCTGGCCGATCCCCTCGATGCGCGCCAGCGGGCGTCGCTGCTGCTCCAGCGACGGCGCCAGGGCACCCTCACAGCCGTGCAGGCGGTGGTGCAGCGGGCCTCCAGGCTGGCCGAAAAGGGCGACATGCCCACTGAACAGCTCTCACCTGCCGGTCTGGTGGACCCGAGCCTGTTCAGCTCCCCCAGTGAGGCGGCGATGCTCGCAGTGCTGGAGCGTCTCGAACCGATCGCCGCCGGCTCAGGCGCGGATCGCTATGCCGCGCTGGCGGCGGCCCTGCAGGAGAGCGCCGCCACCCTGGCAGCGTTCTTCGATGGTGAGCAGAGCGTGATGGTCATGGACGATGACCCGGCCGTGCGCCGCAACCGGCTGGCGCTGTTGGCGCTGCTGCGCAATCAGGCCGGTGTGCTGGCCGATTTCAGCCGCATCACCGCCTGA